CCGCCGCAGAACACGTCGATACGGTTCTTTTTGATGGCTCCGCCCACGTCCTGGGCAAAGCCTATGCCGCGCAGGGGGAACTTGCCGCGCCGCTGGTCAGGTATGTTCACCCCATAGGCCACGATTGAACCAAGGGGTATGAAGGTGCGGTCCGTGGCCAGTGAAAGCCAGTCGTCCACCACCTGACCCATGGCCCCTGTGGGGCCGCGCCCGCTGTATTTGAAAAAGACGTAGCTCGGATTATCGTTGAGTATTTCGCGCACGCGGTGCGGGTTATCCTTGAACCACTGGCGCTGCTCAAAAATGTCGCCCTGCCTGAGCAGACCTTTTTCACGCATGATGCGGCCCGAGCTCTTGTACTTGTGCCCGTTCTGCCCCGCGTAATTGACAAACGCCTGGGTGCCGTCGTCGAAAACCAGGCGGCCCGAACCCTGAATTTCCAGAAAAAACACGTCCACGGGGTCGGCGGCCCAGGCCAGTTCAAGCCCTTTGCCAGCCAGCACCTGCTTTTCCTCAATGGTACGGCGGTCATGATAGCGGCCACGCTTGGCTATCACGGAATTGAGATCCGGCGGCAGCCCGTAAATGGCCTGGGTATAGCCGGGCTTGCGCGTACGGCTGGCGCGCACCATGGGCTCATAGTAGCCCGAATACTTTATGCCGTCAGGCACTTCCACCCAGGTAAAATTGGCGAGAAAAAGCCCCGGCTCCTTGTCCAGACGGGGCAAAAGTTCCTGGAGGCGGGTAAGCGTGCGCGAAAGCTGGCCCCAGGTCACGGTAAGACCGGGCCTTTGCACGGCAATGGCCCCCTGGGGCTTGCTGTTGACATAGAGCAAAGACTTGCGCACGGTAGGAGCCATGTCCTTCCAACTGGTCAGATCCTGGTTGACGGGCCGCAGGCAGCTCACAAAAAATTCGGGGCTTTCAAAGCCCACAGGAGGCCCCACGTATTCCGGCGCCGGAGGGGCAACCGTTTTGGCGCAGGCCCCCAGTACCAGACACATGAGCAACAATGCCGCAAATCCGCACCTGCGGACGCCCGGCTCCCGGATCGACTCCGGCGCGCACGGCGCATATACATAAGGAGATTTCTCGTGCATGACGCTTTTCCCACCCCTGATATATGGATGCCTCACCGCGTTTCTTACGGAGAAACGGACACGATGGGCGTTCTTTATTATGCTGAATATCTGCATCTTTTCGAGCGCGCCCGTGGCGAATACATCCGCCGCTGCGGCATGAGCTACGCTGAAGTTGAAAAAAGGGGCCTCATTTTACCCGTGCGTGAAGCGCAGTGCCGCTACCGTTCCCCGGCCCATTATGACGATCTTCTTCTGGTGCGCGCGGGCATCAGCGAGTGGACCCGAGCCTCCATGCGCTTTGTATATGAGATATGGAGCGAGGACAAGACGCGCCTGCTGGCCACCGGCATGACGCAGCATGCGCTGGTAAACAAGGAAGGACGCCCCGTTCCGGTGCCGGACTGGTTCAGAAACCTGAGTTTTTCAGACAGCCAGGATAAATAACTGTTTAAAATATATCTCGCAAAGATTGAACGCGCCTACCCACGCAGCCGCAAGGGCCAAGCGCTGTGGGCCAGACGCTGTGGGCCAGACGCTGTGGGCCAGACGCTGTGGGCCAGACGCTGTGGGCCAAGCGCTGTGGGCCAAGCGCTGTGAGGGAGGGATGAAAAGCTTTGTGGGGGAGGGACCCTTTTGCAAAAGGGTCCCTCCCCCACGCCCCCACCCCCTAAAACTCTTAGTGTATGGTTCTCGTATCGAGCAAAGAAAGTGGTGCCCTGAGGCGAGGGCTCCAGAGACAGCGCCTTGCCAGGCGCACACCATCCCAAAAGGTATTTGCTTCAGAGACGGCAAACGCCAAGGGGGATCAGTCCGGCACGCATGCGCAACAATCAAAACCATCCGCCATGCAGGCGGTTTTGGATTACCAATAATGACAGCCCCGGAGGAAACTCCGGGGCTGTACTATCTCGCTGTCTGACGCTGCACAACCAGGCCAGGCAACGAGCGGAGGGGGCTATGACACGGGGGGATGCCGGACGCTGCCAGGGAGCAAAACCAGACATCGGAAGCGGAGCCGTTTTCGGCCGGGATGGAGGCCATGACGGACGCTCCCGAGGCAGGCAGCGTCGGCAAATTCCTACAGGGGTTTATGCATCCTTCCGATGAATGGGATCAATACGGGCAGCTTCCAGCCTTTGGGCTTCAGCGGCCGACTCCGCGCTTTTTGACGAGCAGCAGGCCATGTCCTTGGATTTGCCGGGACTGCCGCAGCCGTCGCAGCCGCAGCCGCACTGGCCTTTATTTACCGCCCGAACCATGCGGCGAATAATAAAAAATGCCGCACCCGCAATGCAAAGCGCCACGACAATCAATTGTGCGTCCATGTGAATCACCTCATGAAAGAATACTGCGCCCAACGAAAATGAATGTCAAGTTCGTCAGAACCAGATGCGGCTACGTATTCATGCGTAACCAGAATTGTGTGCAATTTTTTTGGGGGTGGGGTGACAGCCCTGCCCTTCATGCCTCTGGCAGAACAGGGAACAGACGAAAGCCGGAAGGAACCTGACCGGGTCAAATTACCTTTGATAATGCATATTCTCAAAGGGGAAGGTATGCTCGCCCCGGCGCTTAACCACGCAGGAAAAAGCGGTGCGGTCTTCGCGGCAGCCGTTGCCCGCAGGGCTTGCCTGAACCGTTGACGGTTCCATCAACGGTTCAGGCAAGCCCTGCGGCAGCGACCGAAGCTGCGCGTGTACCTTCGCGGTTGGCGTCTGCTCACACAGTCGCCAGAGCGATTTCAACGTGAAATTGCTCTAGCTGTCTTTTTCGGCAGCTTCAGCCCGGCAGGCTTCGCACAATCCGTAAAGATTATGCACGTGCCCCCGCAGCTTGAATCCATATTTTTCAGCCAGTTCGCGCTGCAGTTTTTCAATGCGCGGGTCGCATATCTCCACAATTTTTCCGCACTGCAGGCACACAAGGTGGTCGTGATGGCTGTCGGGCTTGGCCACTTCGTAACGGGTGATGCCGTCGCTGAAGTGGATTTCCATAGCCATTCCGGCATCACAGAGCAGTTTCAGCGTCCGGTATACCGTGGTTTGCCCGATACCAGGATCACGCTGCAAGATGTGCTGATAAAATTCTTCAAGCGAATGGTGGCCCGGCAGCTCAAAAAAAGCTTCGGCGATAATGCGCCGCTGCGAGGTGGTGTTCAAGCCCTTGCGGTTCATGAACTCCAGAAAGTCCGCCAGGCAGGCGTCACGCTGTTTTGTAGTCATAATTTGCCTACCCCCGAATCCACACTAAAATATTTTCTCGGTTCGCGCCACGTAAAACAGGCTCTGTTTTTTGACGGATCCGCTTTTTCCCTCAGGCTACAGTGTTATTTGTGACGCACTTTTGGGCAAAAAGCAATGGATTACACATGCCTGTTCGGGACGGATATCCTGAAAAATCCATAAGCGCGACCACTTTGCCCCCACATCCGGGAGAGCTTAACACAGGAAAGGTACATTTCCACGTTTGGGAACGGGCTATTCTCTACTACACGCAATTCATATCCAGCCTTTCAAGAAACTTTTGCATTTTCTTGACAGGCATAATAAGATTGAATACTGTTTTCAAAAAGAACCACCCCACTTGCTTCCGGACGACGCAGCCGTCCGCCAAAATAAGGAAAGCATCATGTCCAATCTGATCAACGCAAAAGTGGAACCCTTCTCAGTCCAGGCATATCAGGCTGGCGAACTGAAAACCGTCTGCGACCTCGACCTGCTGGGGCACTGGTCTGTCTTCTTTTTCTACCCGGCGGACTTTACCTTTGTGTGCCCCACAGAGCTTGAAGACCTTGCAGAAATGTACGACGACTTCAAGAAGCTCCATTGCGAAATTTATTCTGTTTCCTGCGACAGCGCCTTTGTGCACAAAGCCTGGGCGGACGCCTCGCCCAACATCGCCAAGGTCAAGTATCCCATGCTTGCCGACTGCGCGGGCACGCTGGCGCGTTCTTTCAACGTGCTCATTGAAGGCGCAGGGCAGGCGCTGCGGGGCAGCTTTATCGTGAACCCCGAGGGCGTCATCAAGGCGTATGAAGTGCATGACCTTGGCATCGGCCGCAATGCCGAAGAACTGTTGCGCAAGCTTGAGGCCGCCCAGTTTGTGGCCGAACACGGCGACCAGGTGTGCCCCGCCCGCTGGAAGCCCGGCAAGGCCACCCTGAAACCTGGCCTGGATCTGGTGGGCAAGCTCTAGAGCATTTTCGCATTGAGAATATCTATTCTCAATGCTTCCAAGACGCCCGCTCCGGCGCGTAACAGCGCAAATAAATAGCGCTTACACCTCCGCGGCGGGCGTCTGCTCACGCATCCACCAGAGCAATTTCAAGCGGCAGCCGTTAGGCGACGAAGAAGCCTTACGGATGGCGACAGCATCGCTAGAGAAATTGCTCTACTTTGTCAGCCCCATAACATCCATTCCTCCTCCTCTTGCTTACCTTCTAACCGAAACCACCCGCAACTTGCGGGTGGTTTCTTTTTGCTGACAAGCACGGATTGGGGAAAAACATGCGCCTGCCGGGCTATGGAGCAAACAACACTTAGCGCCGTGCCACACTACGATAAAAGTTTTAGGGGGTGGGGGCGTGGGGGAGGAGACCCTTTTGCAAAAGGGTCCCTCCCCCACAAAGCATTCCTGCCTACAAACATTCCAAAGATTCTCCGCTCCAGAGCGTGTCGTTACGAGCGCCTCTTTATCCTGTCCAGACGTTCCTGCATGAGGAACTGCCCGGTGACGGAATTGGGGTCGGCCACGATGGCTTCCGGCGTTCCGGCCGAAACGATGAGGCCGCCGTTTTCGCCGCCGCCCGGTCCCATATCCAGCACATGGTCGGAGGCGAGGATCATGTCCGTATTGTGTTCAATGACCACCACGCTGGCTCCCCTGTCCACCAGCGCGTGCAGCACCTTGATGAGCTTGCCCACCTCGTGCATGTGCAGGCCGGTGGTGGGCTCGTCCAGAATATACATGGTGCCGGGCAGCGAGCGCTTGCCCAGCTCGCGCGAGATCTTGATGCGCTGCGCCTCGCCGCCCGAAAGCGTGGTGGCGGGCTGCCCAAGCCGCAGGTATTCCAGGCCGACCTCTTCCAGCACGGCAAGACGGCGCTCCAGCGCGGGGTAGTTCTGAAACAGATCCCTGGCCTGGCTCACGGTAAGGTTGAGCACCTCGGCGATGTTCAGCCCTTTGTAGCGCACCTCAAGGGTTTCGTGGTTGTAGCGCTTGCCCTTGCACACGTCGCAGGTGACGTAAACGTCCGGCAGAAAATGCATTTCTACCCGAATCTGCCCGTCGCCGCCACAGGCTTCGCACCGGCCTCCACGCACGTTGAAGCTGAAACGGCCTGGCTTGTAGCCGCGCTTGCGGGCGTCCTGCGTCATGGCGAAGATATTGCGAATCTCGTCGAATATCTTGGTATAGGTGGCCGGGTTGGAGCGCGGGGTGCGCCCGATGGGCGTCTGGTCAATGGCCACGATACGCTCGATGGGGGCAGCGCCGTCTTCGTAGGCCAGGCCGCCGATGGCGCCTGGCTGATCAACCCGCAGGCCCAGGTTCAGGGCCAGGTGTTTGTACAGCGTGTCCACCACCAG
This DNA window, taken from Desulfovibrio sp. 86, encodes the following:
- a CDS encoding MltA domain-containing protein, translated to MCLVLGACAKTVAPPAPEYVGPPVGFESPEFFVSCLRPVNQDLTSWKDMAPTVRKSLLYVNSKPQGAIAVQRPGLTVTWGQLSRTLTRLQELLPRLDKEPGLFLANFTWVEVPDGIKYSGYYEPMVRASRTRKPGYTQAIYGLPPDLNSVIAKRGRYHDRRTIEEKQVLAGKGLELAWAADPVDVFFLEIQGSGRLVFDDGTQAFVNYAGQNGHKYKSSGRIMREKGLLRQGDIFEQRQWFKDNPHRVREILNDNPSYVFFKYSGRGPTGAMGQVVDDWLSLATDRTFIPLGSIVAYGVNIPDQRRGKFPLRGIGFAQDVGGAIKKNRIDVFCGGEERGNFVASHLDAKGPAWVLLAK
- a CDS encoding acyl-CoA thioesterase; its protein translation is MPHRVSYGETDTMGVLYYAEYLHLFERARGEYIRRCGMSYAEVEKRGLILPVREAQCRYRSPAHYDDLLLVRAGISEWTRASMRFVYEIWSEDKTRLLATGMTQHALVNKEGRPVPVPDWFRNLSFSDSQDK
- a CDS encoding FeoB-associated Cys-rich membrane protein, whose product is MDAQLIVVALCIAGAAFFIIRRMVRAVNKGQCGCGCDGCGSPGKSKDMACCSSKSAESAAEAQRLEAARIDPIHRKDA
- a CDS encoding Fur family transcriptional regulator encodes the protein MTTKQRDACLADFLEFMNRKGLNTTSQRRIIAEAFFELPGHHSLEEFYQHILQRDPGIGQTTVYRTLKLLCDAGMAMEIHFSDGITRYEVAKPDSHHDHLVCLQCGKIVEICDPRIEKLQRELAEKYGFKLRGHVHNLYGLCEACRAEAAEKDS
- the ahpC gene encoding alkyl hydroperoxide reductase subunit C → MSNLINAKVEPFSVQAYQAGELKTVCDLDLLGHWSVFFFYPADFTFVCPTELEDLAEMYDDFKKLHCEIYSVSCDSAFVHKAWADASPNIAKVKYPMLADCAGTLARSFNVLIEGAGQALRGSFIVNPEGVIKAYEVHDLGIGRNAEELLRKLEAAQFVAEHGDQVCPARWKPGKATLKPGLDLVGKL